The region GCCCTCCAGCAGCTTGGTTAGGAACTTGTTCGTCGGCAGCACAGGTCGGCGCTTTCGCCAGGTGTCCTCCCGTGCCTGACCTCCTGTTATCCTGCTCTGTCGCCCACTGACCACCGGTCTTGTTATCCCTGCGAAGAGCTTCTGCCGCAGCTTATCCTCGGAGCGGCACATCTCGAAGGCGTTGGCTATGGTCAGGAAAATCTGCTCCGCCAGCAGAGCCCGGCGGGGCGTGTAGAAATCCCGGCAGACAGGACAGCGCTCGGAGCGGATGCGACAGTCCACGCAGAGCAGGTGTCCGTTTTGGCACTGCATCGCCGGCGGAGAGATGGTCACTCCGCAGACAGGACACTCGACGAGGCGCAGGATGCTCTCCAGGACGAGGGTGAGGCGTCGCAAGCTCGTGGGCATGGGGGCGCAGCAGATGCTCTGGGGATTTGCACAAAAGATACTTCAGTTAATTGTACGAATGATTTTACagataaatgtttattaaggGATATTTATACATCGTCTTTATATGAGTGAAAGTTATATCTTTATATTACTTACATTTTTATCACAGTCCTTCTCACATTCGCTGTTCCAGCAAAGAATAGTGACGCAATCTGTTTGGCTCTTGACCATCTTGGCAATTTCGGCCACTCTTAGGCCCAGAACATCTTTACCATTTACCTGAAATTATACAAGTATCACTGTTTTAAGAGTAAATTCTGGGGTGGATTTGTTATTCCAAGAATACATTGTGTATCAGGTATCTAAATATTTGCGTTCAGACTGGCtttatgaaaacaaataagtatAGAGAAATATGGCCAGCACATTTTCAGATTCCAAGCACCGCTTGCGCTGTTAACTCTCTGTTAAGGGGAACTGTTAACCCTAAGATATTTTATCTGATAACTGCAAGTCGCTCGCTTTTGCTTGTTTTaaatgcttaaatatttacttagcGCTAATTAATCTTCGTCGTCAGTTAGTCGCGTTAACGTTTGAGTTGTGTCATTAGCTTAGGCTAGTCTAGGGCGGTTTTTGCATTCGCCAGCTGTTTCAGGTGCCCAGTTCCCCCT is a window of Drosophila biarmipes strain raj3 chromosome 3R, RU_DBia_V1.1, whole genome shotgun sequence DNA encoding:
- the LOC108031113 gene encoding uncharacterized protein LOC108031113 isoform X2, which produces MVKSQTDCVTILCWNSECEKDCDKNSICCAPMPTSLRRLTLVLESILRLVECPVCGVTISPPAMQCQNGHLLCVDCRIRSERCPVCRDFYTPRRALLAEQIFLTIANAFEMCRSEDKLRQKLFAGITRPVVSGRQSRITGGQAREDTWRKRRPVLPTNKFLTKLLEGCAYSTDNLSPSNAATLLRTSSTDANEIPARTSPVTATPAERTTMHATDDASAEHPSLSTNDLQQDGVKPTAEGGDEESGTDSSSHSSAASLHPPPSSADSPAINESSGMQPIHIPPVTPSQDLPQQVVQTKPASLMYRCPCELQDPQDPAKDLHQNCCYKSAFRLL